One Thermodesulfobacteriota bacterium genomic window carries:
- a CDS encoding 4Fe-4S binding protein: MQVARKIIEINEELCNGCGQCVPSCAEGAIEIRDGKAHLVAERFCDGLGACLGECPTGALRIIERLAEDFDEAAVHSHLAARKALEAPPLACACPGSQLRAFTPQPSPGPATAGSASTLGQWPVQIRLVPPKAPFLAGSDLLITADCVPVACGAFHQEFLAGRRILLGCPKLDDLASYEERFVEIFRTVPLKSVTTVIMEVPCCSGMTAAVRRALSRAGSVLPAREVVIGVDGSVRRQQGA; this comes from the coding sequence ATGCAGGTAGCAAGGAAGATCATCGAGATCAACGAGGAGCTGTGCAACGGCTGCGGCCAGTGTGTGCCTTCCTGCGCCGAGGGCGCCATCGAGATCCGGGACGGCAAGGCGCATCTGGTGGCGGAGCGGTTCTGCGACGGCCTTGGCGCCTGCCTGGGGGAGTGCCCCACCGGCGCGTTGCGCATCATTGAGCGGCTGGCGGAGGACTTCGACGAGGCGGCGGTGCACAGCCATCTGGCGGCCAGGAAGGCCCTGGAGGCGCCGCCTTTGGCCTGTGCCTGTCCGGGCAGCCAGCTGCGCGCCTTCACCCCCCAGCCGTCGCCAGGCCCAGCAACGGCCGGCAGCGCCTCGACCCTGGGCCAGTGGCCGGTGCAGATCCGGCTGGTGCCGCCCAAGGCGCCCTTTTTGGCCGGCAGCGATCTGCTCATCACCGCCGACTGCGTGCCCGTGGCCTGCGGCGCCTTCCATCAGGAGTTCCTGGCCGGCCGCCGCATCCTTCTGGGCTGCCCCAAGCTGGACGATCTGGCCAGCTATGAGGAGCGGTTTGTGGAGATCTTCCGCACCGTGCCCCTCAAAAGCGTCACCACGGTGATCATGGAGGTGCCCTGCTGCTCGGGCATGACCGCCGCGGTGCGCCGGGCCCTGTCCCGGGCCGGCAGCGTGCTGCCAGCCCGCGAGGTGGTGATCGGCGTGGA